GCGCCACGACTGGCAGATCATGACCGATGTAGCCTGTCGGCTCGGTTTTGCAGAGGCTTTCGATTACGCCCATCCGGCGGAGATCTTCGACGAACACGCCAGGCTCTCCGGTCTCGACAACGACCGAGCACACGGTGACTGGCGTGTCTTCGACATTTCCGGGCTTGGCGGGCTCGACCGCGAGGCCTACGACGCGCTGGCCCCCATCCGGTGGCCGGTCAACGCCGCCCATCCCGAAGGGACGGACCGACTGTTCGCGGACGGGCGCTTTCCGACCGCCTCCGGCCGGGCCCGGCTGTTGCCGGTGCGGCCGCAGGCGCCGCAGCAGGCGCTGAGTGCGTCGCGTCCATTGCGTCTCAATACCGGACGGGTGCGCGATCAGTGGCACACCATGACCCGCACCGCCCGCTCGGCCCGGTTGATGAACCATCGCGCCGAACCCTTCGTCGAACTCCACCCCGAAGACGCCGCAGTGGCCGGGATTCAGGAAGGCAGGCTGGTGGCGCTGACCGGTGCCGGAGGCCAATACCTGGGCCGGGCGCGTCTCAAGCGCGGTCAGCGGCGAGGTGAAGCCTTCGTGCCGATGCACTGGAACAATGCCTTCAGCGGTCGCGCCAGGGCCAATGTCCTGATTGCCCCTATCGTCGATGCCATCTCCGGCCAGCCGGAATCGAAACATGGCGCCGTAGGGGTGCAACCGCTCCCGCACGGTTGGGAGGCGACACTGATCGTGGCCGGGGCGTTGGCCGAGTCGATCACGCCGACCGAAGGCTGTGCCTACTGGTCGCGAATCCCGATGGAACACGCCCTGCGCTGGCAGCTGGCGGGCCAACCCGAGACCCGGGCGCGAGACTGGATGGCCTGGATCAAGCGCACCTTACCGGGCCCGATATCACAGTGGAGCACCGATGACGCCCGAGGGCGGCTGCGGGCCAGCGGTCTCATCGAGGGTCGGCTTCAGTGGTGGCTGATGGTTGGCCCGCCCGCCGAGTTGCCCTCGCTGAACTGGCTGGATGCCTGCTTCAGCCCCACGGATGACGTGCCGCTCGATGCAGCCACGCGGCGGCGTATTCTGGCCGGCGCTGCCAGTGGCGCCGTAGATGAGGGGCCTGTCGTCTGTAGCTGCCATCAGGTGGGGCAGTATGCGATCCAGGCGGCCATCCGTGACGGCCATCGAAGCGTCGAGGCGCTGGGAGCGAAGCTGGCGTGTGGTACCCAGTGCGGCTCCTGTCAGCCTGAACTGAAGGCATTACTGGAAGAGGTGTGTGATCATGTCGAGCTGTAATCCCTCGCGCACCGTGCGTCTCGGTGCGCCCCGCTGGATGATGCGGCTTGGTCACGCCGCGACTAGGGCGCTGTTGCCGACGCGTACCCCGACTCCTGAAATTGCTGCGAGCGCGCAGAGAGCGCCAGCCGGGCGGGTGGCACTGGTGGGCGCCGGTCCGGGGGCGGCTGATCTGTTGACCGTGCGGGCGCTGACGCGCCTCCAGGCGGCTGATGCCGTGGTGTATGACCGGCTCGTGGGTCAGGACATTCTGGCGCTGTTGCCGACCGGGTGCGAACGCTACTATGTCGGCAAGGCCTGTGGTCATCACAGCGTGCCTCAGGCCGAAATCGGTGAGCGGCTGGTCGCGTTGGCGCGCGAGGGCAAGCGGGTGGTGCGGCTCAAGGGCGGCGACCCCGGCGTGTTCGGCCGCATGGGCGAGGAGCTGGCGGCTCTGAGCGAGTCCGGTATCGAAACCGAGATCGTTCCGGGCATCACCGCTGCCTCCGGTGCGGCTTCGGCGCTCGGTCTGCCGCTGACGGATCGAGCCCACGCCCAGTCGCTGCGCTTTGTGACCGCACGCCAGGCACAGGCCGAACTCGACCCTGACTGGCGCGCCCTGGCCCGCCGGGACGAGACGCTGGTGTTCTATATGGGCCTGGGCCGGGTCGCAGAGATCTGTGACGGCCTGATTGGCGCCGGGTTGCCCGCCAACTGGCCGATCATGCTGATCGCCCACGCCACACTCCCGACGCAGCAGATCCGCGCCGGCACGCTGGCAACGCTCCCGGCCCGGCTGGCCGAGGCGCCGATGCCGTCGCCATGTCTGATCGTGGTCGGCAGCGTTGTGTTGCTGTATCGGGGTGGTGACGATGCCGGTGTGGAGGATGCTGATGTGGAGATTGAGCCCCGGCCCGCAGGCGCGCCTCTCACCTGAGTAGCGCGTGTTGAACTCCAGACCACGAAGAACGCCGTCATCCGAGGATGACGGCGTTTTCGATGGCGGGCACTGTCGAGCGCTGGGCGAGTGCGCTTACCGCGCAGCGATCGGCGCCGCTCCGGCCTTGTCGTCATCCGCATCGGCCGCCTGACGGTAGGCGGCCTCTTCCTCGGCCTCGACCGCCGGCGTGAAACGCACCGCCAGCGCCGCCACGGAAATCAGCACGACCGCGATGCCGAGATAGAACAAGCCTTCCTGATAGGTCAGCGACTCGCTTCGAAACAGAAAGCCCGCGGCAACAGCCCCTGCGTTGCCGCCGGCGCCGACGATGCCGGCCACGGCGCCGAGTGCCTGTTTGTTGATGAACGGCACGACCCCGAAGGTCGCCCCCTCGGCCATCTGCACGAACAGGCTGAACACCAGCATGATGCCGATGGCCATTGCCAGCACCTGCATCTGGGCAAAGCCGATCAGGGCGACGCCTTCGCACAACATGGCCAGAAACAGCCAGCGCACGCGGCCCT
This DNA window, taken from Kushneria phosphatilytica, encodes the following:
- the cobA gene encoding uroporphyrinogen-III C-methyltransferase, with the protein product MPTRTPTPEIAASAQRAPAGRVALVGAGPGAADLLTVRALTRLQAADAVVYDRLVGQDILALLPTGCERYYVGKACGHHSVPQAEIGERLVALAREGKRVVRLKGGDPGVFGRMGEELAALSESGIETEIVPGITAASGAASALGLPLTDRAHAQSLRFVTARQAQAELDPDWRALARRDETLVFYMGLGRVAEICDGLIGAGLPANWPIMLIAHATLPTQQIRAGTLATLPARLAEAPMPSPCLIVVGSVVLLYRGGDDAGVEDADVEIEPRPAGAPLT